The Silvanigrella paludirubra genome contains a region encoding:
- a CDS encoding uracil-DNA glycosylase family protein: MTSILKKVLQCKYCVNELPLKPKPILNFSASAKILIAGQAPGIKAHESGIPWNDQSGERLRDWLGIDKDIFYNPKKIAIVPMGFCYPGKGKSGDLPPRKECKEIWFEKIHEELSNIQLKIIIGSYAQEYYFSLKNETLTDVVKAWKKYLPSCIPLPHPSPRNNIWLKKNPWFEKDLIPVLRKKVALYL, encoded by the coding sequence TTGACTTCCATACTAAAAAAAGTTTTGCAGTGCAAATACTGCGTGAATGAACTTCCTTTAAAGCCTAAACCAATTTTAAATTTTTCTGCCAGTGCAAAAATTTTAATTGCTGGACAAGCCCCAGGTATCAAAGCTCATGAATCTGGAATTCCTTGGAATGATCAAAGCGGAGAAAGGTTGAGGGATTGGTTAGGAATAGATAAAGATATATTTTATAATCCAAAGAAAATAGCAATAGTTCCTATGGGATTTTGCTATCCAGGTAAAGGAAAATCTGGAGATTTACCACCAAGAAAAGAATGTAAAGAAATTTGGTTTGAAAAAATTCATGAAGAATTAAGTAACATTCAATTAAAAATTATTATTGGATCATATGCTCAAGAATATTATTTTTCATTAAAAAATGAAACTTTAACGGACGTTGTTAAAGCATGGAAAAAGTATTTACCATCATGTATTCCATTGCCTCATCCCTCACCAAGAAATAATATTTGGTTAAAAAAAAATCCTTGGTTTGAAAAAGATCTTATACCTGTTCTAAGAAAAAAAGTAGCTTTGTATTTATAA
- a CDS encoding sulfatase-like hydrolase/transferase, with product MSSSARPKNILLIIADQYRHPGNVTEQTEGFDNHLKSILGFQGDVTSANPYQEFFPGLMRLRKNAVVLKNHMIASSACIPSRSALFTGQYGTRTGVTQTDGIFKSGEASQFPWLKQDGIPTLGNWMQAAGYRTHYFGKWHLSHPSISSLKEFGFDNWELSYPEPHGSLVNNLGIYRDPIFADSACSFLRREGLGAPFGISLAKQEQNDPLGNVPNPAETPPWFAVVSFVNPHDIATYPAVTAVALPNANSESSNNNNVTQSPLGPLSVPKHGEKSVFPVGGTMKVPLNEKGFPQANSEIVPTYNETLEDKPSCQKDYAYKMGLSLSSKMGLNEAKNMEKNGAITQDNVTNYAVNVALRSSIPFALAENKEQVSLKFIQFYAYLHALMDTHINRVLQTLEETGQAENTIVVFLTDHGECGAAHHMMMEKWHTAYEEVLHVPAVIKLPSSIHANTNSKDALREIQSLTSHVDILPTILGLAGINEEKRQEIANKFLKNRPIPPFPGIDLSPLILNNQHDGIVREKDGSRRQGVLFITDDEITAPLQTSWQPYENLKLEEFEVFNATVDAIRKGMVPGKVVTDLSPGSVRQPNHIRCVRTEEYKLVRYFDPSGIENEEWEMYHLGNDPYEAINLLEVKVSPPIPRSNLPSWINAGTVQEMANSLVNLLISLENKNL from the coding sequence ATGAGTTCTTCAGCACGTCCTAAAAATATTCTTTTAATTATTGCAGACCAATATCGTCATCCTGGGAACGTTACCGAACAAACAGAGGGTTTTGATAATCATTTAAAATCGATTCTTGGTTTTCAAGGTGATGTTACTTCTGCAAATCCGTATCAGGAATTTTTTCCTGGATTAATGCGCTTACGTAAAAATGCTGTTGTATTAAAAAATCATATGATTGCATCAAGTGCATGTATTCCAAGTCGATCCGCACTTTTTACAGGGCAGTATGGAACTCGAACAGGTGTAACACAAACAGATGGAATATTTAAAAGTGGTGAAGCAAGTCAGTTTCCTTGGTTAAAACAAGATGGCATTCCTACATTAGGTAACTGGATGCAAGCTGCAGGTTACCGAACACATTATTTTGGGAAATGGCATTTATCGCATCCTTCAATTTCTTCATTAAAAGAATTTGGTTTTGATAATTGGGAACTTTCATACCCAGAACCACATGGTTCTCTTGTTAATAATTTAGGAATTTATCGCGATCCTATTTTTGCAGATAGTGCTTGCAGTTTTTTACGAAGAGAAGGACTTGGTGCTCCATTTGGAATTTCACTTGCAAAACAAGAACAAAATGATCCATTAGGTAACGTACCAAATCCAGCAGAAACTCCTCCTTGGTTTGCCGTAGTGTCATTTGTAAATCCGCATGATATTGCAACTTATCCTGCAGTTACAGCTGTAGCACTTCCTAATGCAAATTCGGAATCATCAAATAATAATAACGTAACACAATCACCTTTAGGACCATTGTCTGTTCCTAAGCATGGAGAAAAATCTGTTTTTCCAGTAGGAGGAACAATGAAAGTTCCTTTAAATGAGAAGGGTTTCCCCCAAGCCAATTCTGAAATTGTTCCTACTTATAATGAAACATTAGAAGATAAACCTAGTTGTCAAAAAGATTATGCCTATAAAATGGGTCTATCTTTAAGTTCTAAAATGGGACTAAATGAAGCAAAAAATATGGAGAAAAATGGAGCGATCACACAAGATAACGTAACAAATTATGCAGTCAATGTTGCATTAAGAAGTTCAATTCCATTTGCACTTGCAGAAAATAAAGAACAAGTTTCCTTAAAGTTTATTCAATTTTATGCTTATTTACATGCACTCATGGATACTCATATTAATAGAGTATTGCAAACATTAGAAGAAACAGGTCAAGCAGAAAATACGATTGTTGTTTTTTTAACAGACCATGGCGAATGTGGCGCTGCTCATCATATGATGATGGAAAAGTGGCATACTGCTTATGAAGAAGTTTTACATGTACCGGCAGTAATAAAACTTCCATCATCCATTCATGCGAATACAAATTCAAAAGATGCATTGAGAGAAATTCAATCTTTAACAAGTCATGTTGATATTTTGCCCACAATACTTGGATTAGCTGGTATAAATGAAGAAAAAAGACAAGAAATCGCAAATAAATTTCTAAAAAATCGTCCAATACCGCCATTTCCAGGAATTGATTTATCTCCTCTTATTTTAAATAATCAGCATGATGGTATTGTAAGAGAAAAAGATGGTTCTAGAAGGCAAGGAGTTTTATTTATAACAGATGATGAAATTACAGCTCCTTTACAAACATCTTGGCAGCCTTATGAAAATTTGAAGTTAGAAGAATTTGAAGTTTTTAATGCTACTGTTGATGCTATTCGTAAAGGAATGGTTCCCGGAAAAGTGGTCACAGATTTATCACCAGGATCTGTAAGGCAACCCAATCATATTCGCTGTGTCAGGACTGAAGAGTATAAATTGGTTAGATACTTTGATCCTTCAGGAATAGAAAACGAAGAATGGGAAATGTATCATTTAGGAAATGATCCCTATGAAGCAATTAACTTATTAGAAGTTAAAGTATCTCCACCAATTCCAAGATCAAATCTTCCTTCTTGGATCAATGCTGGAACAGTTCAAGAAATGGCAAATAGTCTTGTTAACTTACTTATTTCTCTTGAAAATAAGAATTTATAA
- a CDS encoding glycosyltransferase — protein sequence MEKRKKHKILFIIMNLCSGGAERVLLNLTRELDKKKYDIHIFIVKNHIEYISEIPEEVTIHYGIEKDKNIYFNFPIILLKLIKIAFNSNRIIGALEYWPTFLSTFLSIILFKKCINWVHIDIISHLKNQKFYIKILSKFVYRFTDISICVSNSNLISFKKNFIHKKSDFIYNIIDFDKINLLSKEAIPEEDKINYEYIIAIGRVEYPKDYTSLITAYYNLKKKNNIKEKFLIFGNGSDYKNIITLIDRLGLNEDVILMGFHENVFKYLKNAKLFIHASYCEGFGLVLLEALYLGKIVLAAYKYKHGPFNEVLLNGKCGLIIEEYDNSILENAILKTLNLSDFEKEKYIQNGYNRIKDFDKEKIISKWDQILTGKI from the coding sequence ATGGAAAAAAGAAAAAAACATAAAATTCTTTTTATAATCATGAATTTATGTAGCGGAGGAGCAGAAAGAGTTCTTCTAAACTTAACAAGAGAGCTAGATAAAAAAAAATATGATATACATATTTTTATAGTTAAAAATCACATTGAATATATTTCTGAAATACCAGAAGAAGTTACAATTCATTATGGGATTGAGAAAGATAAAAATATTTACTTTAATTTTCCCATTATTTTATTGAAACTAATAAAAATAGCATTCAATTCTAACAGAATAATTGGAGCTTTAGAATATTGGCCTACGTTTTTGTCAACATTTTTATCTATTATTCTATTCAAAAAATGTATAAATTGGGTACATATAGATATAATATCACATTTAAAAAATCAAAAATTTTATATTAAAATTTTATCAAAATTTGTTTACAGATTTACTGACATATCCATATGCGTTTCAAATAGCAATCTTATATCTTTCAAGAAGAATTTTATACATAAAAAATCTGATTTTATATATAATATTATAGATTTTGATAAGATTAATCTTTTAAGTAAAGAAGCTATTCCAGAAGAAGATAAAATTAATTATGAATACATAATTGCAATTGGAAGAGTGGAATACCCTAAAGATTATACATCGCTTATTACAGCTTATTATAATTTAAAAAAGAAAAATAATATTAAAGAAAAATTTCTTATTTTTGGCAATGGATCAGATTACAAGAACATTATTACTCTAATTGATCGTCTTGGCCTTAATGAAGATGTTATTTTAATGGGTTTTCATGAAAATGTCTTTAAATACTTAAAAAACGCTAAGTTATTTATTCATGCAAGCTATTGTGAAGGATTTGGATTAGTTTTATTAGAAGCTTTATATCTTGGAAAAATTGTTTTAGCTGCTTATAAATACAAACATGGACCATTTAATGAAGTATTATTAAACGGAAAATGCGGCTTAATTATTGAAGAATACGACAATTCTATTTTAGAAAATGCAATACTCAAAACTCTAAATCTAAGTGATTTTGAAAAAGAAAAATATATTCAAAATGGATACAATAGAATTAAAGATTTTGACAAAGAAAAAATAATATCCAAATGGGATCAAATACTTACTGGAAAGATCTAA
- a CDS encoding lipopolysaccharide biosynthesis protein yields the protein MIINILNVSSGYILRYFFQIFSFLIVTNILGTTLFGQFTAAISVAAILSSIAGWGGYPLIMKDITNNIEAKTTYTSSLFISFILSIFLIIIGLIINFIWFKEINYLSFLFLLISEVFISTTLVNASSLFIAHSMLSKSTLIQILSGISKTIAAGIMYFFPIYNIHNPKILDYWCMLILLSNIIIFVIINYIVIKKFGMFVLNKITIISNFKNGGWFALLVFSESLYVNFDKIILAFLIGFSDLGKYSSAFRFIYIAYLPLNSILTISYKKFFELANKDITETRKHAFSVQKITIKYSLFAFLSLVIFSFFLEFILGENYAGTNLILRYMSIVLIFQALYAPFNDYLVSLKKEKYVTIIKISSIILNILFNLILTPKLGVNGAIISYILGQIFLCTMIFYTPNSKNEVIYHGKKKKT from the coding sequence ATGATTATTAATATATTAAATGTATCAAGCGGTTATATACTTAGATATTTTTTCCAAATATTTTCATTTTTAATTGTTACGAATATCTTAGGAACCACTTTATTCGGACAATTCACTGCAGCCATAAGTGTTGCAGCTATTCTTTCTAGCATTGCTGGATGGGGTGGTTATCCGCTCATAATGAAAGATATAACAAATAATATTGAAGCCAAAACTACATACACATCATCATTGTTTATTTCATTTATTTTATCAATATTTTTAATTATTATTGGACTTATAATAAATTTTATTTGGTTTAAAGAAATAAATTATTTATCATTTTTATTTCTTCTTATTTCTGAAGTATTTATCTCCACAACTCTTGTAAATGCTTCATCTTTATTTATTGCACATTCTATGTTAAGTAAATCAACTCTGATACAAATTCTTAGTGGAATATCAAAAACAATTGCTGCTGGAATAATGTACTTTTTTCCAATTTATAATATTCATAACCCTAAAATTCTTGATTATTGGTGCATGCTTATTTTACTATCTAATATCATAATTTTTGTAATAATTAATTACATAGTTATTAAAAAATTTGGCATGTTCGTTTTAAATAAAATTACAATCATTTCTAATTTTAAGAATGGTGGTTGGTTTGCACTTTTAGTTTTCTCAGAGTCATTATATGTTAATTTTGATAAAATTATTTTAGCATTTTTAATTGGGTTTTCTGATTTAGGGAAATACTCGTCAGCTTTTAGATTTATTTATATTGCCTATTTGCCATTAAATTCAATACTTACTATATCTTATAAAAAATTCTTTGAATTAGCAAATAAAGATATTACTGAAACGAGAAAACATGCTTTTAGTGTACAAAAAATTACAATTAAATATTCTTTATTTGCGTTTTTAAGTTTAGTTATATTTTCATTTTTCCTTGAGTTTATTTTAGGAGAAAATTATGCTGGTACAAATTTAATACTAAGATATATGTCCATAGTTTTAATTTTCCAAGCATTATATGCTCCATTTAATGATTATTTAGTTAGTTTAAAAAAAGAAAAATATGTAACTATAATAAAAATATCTTCAATAATATTAAATATATTATTTAACTTAATTCTTACTCCTAAGCTAGGAGTAAATGGAGCTATAATTTCTTATATTCTTGGACAAATATTTTTGTGCACAATGATTTTTTATACTCCTAACTCAAAAAACGAGGTTATTTACCATGGAAAAAAGAAAAAAACATAA